One window of the Halictus rubicundus isolate RS-2024b chromosome 6, iyHalRubi1_principal, whole genome shotgun sequence genome contains the following:
- the LOC143355181 gene encoding protein Wnt-11b-1, with product MLATKRSGANAWPTLMMLLLMVQGGQCIKWLALGRAGNGYTWTREACTSAKSAGLLERKQARACRATPDVMPSLVQAALDTSTVCQQAFRHRRWNCSSIERAPDYTPELLTGTREQAFVYAMSAAAAVWRLARGCALGSLAACSCATPPRREPPSPSALISPSSFTATPVSFGTLSTRNSFKWGGCGDDVRSASRMAKRFLQGATPPGTGATAKFMHAVNMHNNRAGRRAVEQSLTLECKCHGVSGSCSVRTCWRGLGTSGPTAAGTRLLRRYATAAEVRPRSGGRLPPLYHHDNLLYTTKSPDYCLPDKKRGSLGTIGRQCNGSSSGYESCEYLCCSRGHVTRTEEVLERCDCKYVSCCYVKCKTCRKIVKTYECN from the exons AGCCCTCGGCCGTGCAGGGAACGGTTACACATGGACAAGGGAAGCTTGCACGAGCGCGAAGAGCGCCGGTTTGTTGGAGAGAAAGCAGGCAAGGGCGTGTAGAGCAACGCCGGACGTAATGCCCAGCTTGGTGCAGGCAGCGTTGGACACTTCGACAGTATGCCAGCAAGCGTTTCGACATCGTAGGTGGAATTGCAGCAGCATCGAACGAGCGCCGGACTACACGCCCGAACTGCTAACCG GGACGAGAGAACAGGCGTTCGTGTACGCTATGTCAGCTGCAGCTGCAGTTTGGAGGCTGGCAAGGGGTTGCGCGTTGGGAAGTCTCGCAGCCTGTTCGTGCGCAACTCCTCCGCGAAGGGAACCGCCTTCGCCGTCGGCTTTGATATCGCCGTCGTCCTTCACAGCGACACCGgtttccttcgggacactgtcCACCAGGAACTCCTTTAAATGGGGCGGCTGCGGCGACGACGTCCGATCAGCGTCCAGGATGGCGAAAAGGTTTCTTCAGGGCGCAACGCCTCCTGGCACCGGCGCCACAGCGAAGTTTATGCACGCTGTTAATATGCACAACAATCGGGCCGGTCGAAGG GCGGTTGAACAATCGTTGACCTTGGAATGTAAGTGCCACGGGGTATCTGGATCGTGCAGTGTGCGTACCTGTTGGAGAGGACTCGGCACTTCAGGGCCTACGGCTGCAGGAACTCGTCTACTTCGAAGATACGCCACCGCGGCGGAAGTTCGACCGAGATCAGGCGGGAGGCTGCCGCCGCTGTATCATCACGATAACTTACTATACACTACTAAAAGCCCGGATTATTGTCTTCCTGATAAGAAGAGGGGAAGTCTGGGAACTATCGGCAG GCAATGCAACGGCAGCAGTTCTGGATACGAGAGTTGCGAATATCTTTGCTGCAGTCGGGGACACGTCACAAGAACGGAGGAGGTCCTGGAAAGATGCGACTGCAAGTACGTCAGCTGCTGCTACGTGAAGTGCAAGACGTGCAGGAAAATCGTGAAGACCTACGAGTGCAATTAA